One region of Corvus moneduloides isolate bCorMon1 chromosome 15, bCorMon1.pri, whole genome shotgun sequence genomic DNA includes:
- the NKX2-5 gene encoding homeobox protein Nkx-2.5, whose amino-acid sequence MFPSPVTTTPFSVKDILNLEQQQQSGLGSMELASLSSPSCMLATFKQEAFSAEPPALPDLREELPEPPPSKTSAAFPGSYYVKSYVEMDSAKEAKADKKELCSLHKSLEQEKRDLEDPERPRQRKRRKPRVLFSQAQVYELERRFKQQKYLSAPERDHLANVLKLTSTQVKIWFQNRRYKCKRQRQDQTLEMVGIPPPRRIAVPVLVRDGKPCLGESSPYSSPYNVSINPYSYNAYPTYTNYNSPACNANYNCNYPSMQPMQPSAPANNFMNFSVGDLNSVQTPIPQGNAGISTLHGIRAW is encoded by the exons ATGTTTCCTAGCCCTGTGACAACGACCCCCTTCTCGGTGAAGGATATTCTgaacctggagcagcagcagcagagcggCCTGGGCTCCATGGAGCTGGCGTCGCTGTCCTCCCCGTCCTGCATGCTGGCCACCTTCAAGCAGGAGGCGTTCAGCGCCGagcccccggccctgcccgaCCTGCGGGAGGAGCTGCCCGAGCCGCCCCCCAGCAAAACCAGCGCCGCCTTCCCCGGCTCCTACTACGTGAAGAGCTACGTGGAGATGGACTCGGCCAAGGAGGCCAAGGCAGACAAGAAAG AACTGTGTTCCCTACACaagagcctggagcaggagaaaagagaCCTGGAAGATCCCGAGCGCcccagacagaggaaaaggaggaaaccTCGCGTCCTCTTTTCTCAAGCCCAAGTGTACGAACTGGAGAGAAGGTTCAAGCAGCAGAAATACCTCTCGGCCCCCGAGAGGGACCACCTAGCGAACGTCCTAAAGCTCACCTCCACCCAGGTGAAAATTTGGTTCCAGAATCGAAGGTACAAATGCAAAAGGCAGAGACAGGACCAGACGCTGGAAATGGTGGGGATCCCTCCCCCGCGGCGGATCGCGGTGCCGGTGCTGGTGCGCGATGGGAAGCCCTGCCTGGGGGAATCCTCGCCCTACAGTTCGCCCTACAATGTCAGCATTAACCCCTACAGCTACAACGCCTACCCCACGTACACCAACTACAACAGCCCCGCCTGCAACGCCAACTACAACTGCAACTACCCCTCCATGCAGCCCATGCAGCCCTCGGCGCCCGCCAACAACTTCATGAACTTCAGCGTGGGGGACTTGAATTCGGTGCAAACGCCCATCCCGCAGGGCAACGCGGGCATCTCCACCTTGCACGGGATCCGAGCCTGGTAg